Within Haematobia irritans isolate KBUSLIRL chromosome 2, ASM5000362v1, whole genome shotgun sequence, the genomic segment TTACCTTAAATTGATAATGAGGTCTCCCTTGGACTGTGAATGCTGTCTTCGGCCGGCTAGATTCCTCTAAAGGAATCTGCCAAAAGGCATCCTTTAAATCGATGGCAGAGATGAAGTAAGTGTCACCGAGTCTACTTAGCAAACCATCGATATTCGGCAGGGGATAAGCGTCCTTTTTAGTCACTTTGTTTAGTTCCCTTGCGTCTAAACAAAGTCGATTCTTATTGGGTTTTATGACAAGGGTAACCCTGTTATTCCAAGCTGCGCTGGTAGCTGGTTCAATAACATCAAGAGCTATCATCCTGTCAATTTCAGCATAGGTCAATTTCTGGACAGCAGGTGAGATTGGAAAATAACGCATTTTCCTTGGTTCAGAATCACCTGTGTCTATAATGTGAGTTTCCAAATTGGTTTTACCTAGACCATATTTGCTGAAACATCGAAATTCCAACTTGGCATTTTCGAGTTTAATCGCTTGTTCATAACTAAGATCATGAATTTTGGGTTCTTCATTTTCATGAACTGAAAGTTCATTGATCGTTGGTTTTCGAAATGATAttgaaataccaaatttttcccaaaaatcaCATCCTAGTATCAACTGTTGAGACAAAGATGGAACcaaataaaatgtcattgtaTGCATTTGattattgcattttattttgGCTCTTATTTTGCCTATTATGCTTTTTCCTCGTCCGTCTGCAGTATGTATGAatgatttgaaatcaaaaatttcacatTTCATGTCTTCGACATTTTTAAGACAATCTTTTCCTAGACAGGAAACAGTTGCACCACTATCCATTAGTCCTTTTATTGGAATGTCGTTGATTACAACATCCAAATAAGGTCTAATGTCATTCTCATTGGACAAACCTGAAATGGAGAGTAATTTTCGTTCAGTCTTTCTGTCAGCGTATCTATTTCTTGCCTTCATTATCCGCTTCGAAGGTCCttgatcaaaatccttaaaaatttcatcccgtattctaTTATAATTGGCCAACCTTTCTTCATAAGGGACCAAAGTTCTAAGTTTTGGAATACGATCAGCAATTGCGTTACTATCCctaatattgaatatttcacTGTAACCCTTTTCATTTGTTACATCCGTGTCGTTATTTGTGGTAGATTCAGGTTTTGTAGAGATGTCGCCAGGGACAAACTCTTTGACATGCAATTGAATATTGCAGTCATGGTCACTTATTGGGGCTGTTTCACACTTGAACATGATGGCCCCGTCCTCATCATGCTCTTTGTGTTGTTTCCCGTACAACGAGGACAATTAGGCGAGATTACGTTCTCGAACCCACATCTGTAACAAAATAGTGAACGTTCGTTCGAGTCGCAATCTATAAACGTATGCCCTGGACGCTTGCAGTTCCAGCATACAATAGGTTTATTTGGAGGAGAGTTCATTTTCAAAGCCTCCAACTGAAAATCCTGTGTCATACCTTCTCGTTGTTGTGGTTGTGGTGCATCGTAGAAATAATCAGTTGAATATTCCAACTCATTTACTCTGCGGTGTTGCTGTGGATTCATTTGCCTACTCAAATTCCGTTTCGAAAGATTTCTTTCAGCCCGTCTGCATTCATCAAGAAGATGATTCATATCCATGATATACATGGGAAATATGAGCTGCGATAAACCGTCTTTGAGATTGTCTTTCACCATCTTGACGAGTTCATTCTCGGGAATAGAAACTCTCATTTGATTATTTAGAGATACAATTTCATTTAAGAAAGTGTCAGCACTTTCACCATAATGTTGTCTCCTTTCCATTATTCTTCGTTGTATCTCGAAGTCACTTTCGAAACGttggaattttcttttcaaattgCATTTCAAATCATCCCATGTGCAATTTGGATTTTGTCGACGAAAATTCCAAAACCATTCGTAAGCGCTTCCAGATAACAAACGATGGAATCCTTTAAGTAAACTTGGCCACGGATAATTTGTGTCCTCCCGAAGAGTCtcaactctaaaaataaaatcttcaacgCTAACAGATTTATTAGTAGCATCAAAATGTATTCCCCATTTTTCGAGATCTAAATGACTTGGTGGAGCAACATTGAAAGCTGTTGCCGCAGCAAAATTCTGCTGTGGCTGTTGATAAAAACGTCCGTTGTGATAAAAATCATTATCTTGGCCATTTGTCGTTGGAAATTGATTCCCAACTGGCTGTCGTGGAAAATTGCGTCTTTGTCGTTGTGGTGCATTCCGATCCGCACGATAATTTTGTCGATGTCCCACCGAATTTGTTATCGGCTGTTCCTGGGCAGTAGAAAAATTCAATCCAGGAGTATTCGCTGTTGAATtacgagtcctgttggaattacTAGGTTGAATAGGATCGGGATTTACTTCCCCTGTAGAAGATAATGCCCTCTCTGACCTAATAGTTTCCCTAACAATCTCGGGTATGATTCTCCGTAGATCCTCATTTATTTCCCTCATTGTCCTAGCTTGATTCGCACCTACTGACGCCGTAATATAGTCCCTTATCGAAatattatcatcattcctaggtGGACCATTACTCTCCTCGTTAGCCCTTCGCGCCTGAAATTCATTCCTGATCCCTATGGCTGTGATACTACTATAATCGGGTGAAGAAATAGTGTCATCCCCAAGAGATGAGTGAGTGCGAGGACCCAGAGTCATGTCAGGTTGTTCTGCTATGGCTGGAGTCGTAGTACTCGTAGTTAAAGTCGTTGTAGTCGTAGTTGTATTAGTATTTGTAGCTGTATTAGTAGTTGTAGTAGTATTGGTAGTTGCAGTTACAGTGGATGTAGTATTGCTAGCCATAGCAGCATTCCTGGAATTGGACCTTAATTCCatggttcaaaaaaaaaaaatccgaattgacaaaaaaaaaaatgctaattccaaaatttttaataaagaaaaaaaaactatttctggCTCTTAGAGAAATGTTTTAAAATCTGTCTGAATATTAATCCAACTATCAGTGcagatttccaaaaaaaaattattatcaaaTATCCTCAATTTCCGTTTACTTCTCAAAACTCAActgatttaatattaaaaaaaaaatcccaaaaactattttcaaaaatcaatttaaaatttttctaataaatttcaattttttctttttcagaaaattattcAATCAAATTGGTTCGGTACTTTCTGTAGCTGCCTGCTGGAGAAGTCTGGA encodes:
- the LOC142225820 gene encoding uncharacterized protein LOC142225820 — protein: MELRSNSRNAAMASNTTSTVTATTNTTTTTNTATNTNTTTTTTTLTTSTTTPAIAEQPDMTLGPRTHSSLGDDTISSPDYSSITAIGIRNEFQARRANEESNGPPRNDDNISIRDYITASVGANQARTMREINEDLRRIIPEIVRETIRSERALSSTGEVNPDPIQPSNSNRTRNSTANTPGLNFSTAQEQPITNSVGHRQNYRADRNAPQRQRRNFPRQPVGNQFPTTNGQDNDFYHNGRFYQQPQQNFAAATAFNVAPPSHLDLEKWGIHFDATNKSVSVEDFIFRVETLREDTNYPWPSLLKGFHRLLSGSAYEWFWNFRRQNPNCTWDDLKCNLKRKFQRFESDFEIQRRIMERRQHYGESADTFLNEIVSLNNQMRVSIPENELVKMVKDNLKDGLSQLIFPMYIMDMNHLLDECRRAERNLSKRNLSRQMNPQQHRRVNELEYSTDYFYDAPQPQQREGMTQDFQLEALKMNSPPNKPIVCWNCKRPGHTFIDCDSNERSLFCYRCGFENVISPNCPRCTGNNTKSMMRTGPSCSSVKQPQ